A genomic window from Streptomyces sp. WMMC940 includes:
- a CDS encoding DUF6243 family protein, protein MAKGRNNLLGVGGQRRKLSRADQQGNGPASQADRRTAADQKQELLRKMRERTQGAEVALNEASQDASDTQR, encoded by the coding sequence GTGGCCAAGGGTCGTAACAACCTCCTCGGCGTGGGCGGACAGCGCCGAAAGCTGTCCCGCGCCGACCAGCAGGGCAACGGTCCGGCGAGCCAGGCAGACCGCCGGACGGCCGCCGACCAGAAGCAGGAGCTCCTGCGCAAGATGCGCGAGCGCACCCAGGGCGCCGAGGTCGCTCTCAACGAGGCGTCCCAGGACGCGAGCGACACACAGCGCTGA
- a CDS encoding ArsR/SmtB family transcription factor, with translation MQVPLYQAKAEFFRMLGHPVRIRVLELLQTGPVPVRDLLTAIEIEPSNLSQQLAVLRRSGIVVSIRDGSTVSYALAGGDVAELLRAARRILTELLVGQNELLEELRQADV, from the coding sequence ATGCAGGTACCGCTGTACCAGGCCAAGGCGGAGTTCTTCCGCATGCTCGGGCACCCCGTCCGCATCCGGGTGCTGGAGCTCCTGCAGACCGGTCCGGTACCGGTGCGCGACCTGCTCACCGCGATCGAGATCGAACCGTCCAACCTCTCCCAGCAACTGGCCGTGCTGCGCCGCTCCGGCATCGTCGTGTCGATACGCGACGGCTCCACCGTCAGCTACGCCCTCGCCGGCGGCGACGTCGCGGAACTGCTCCGCGCCGCCCGCCGCATCCTCACCGAACTCCTCGTCGGACAGAACGAACTCCTCGAGGAACTCCGCCAGGCCGACGTGTGA
- a CDS encoding DUF6158 family protein yields the protein MAEQDRGVPPERLEDGQLLKELEAIHRTRHETLLYGSDDALQTHTSRMGALEAEYVRRHPQRATSRARTREGARARTCDEG from the coding sequence ATGGCCGAGCAGGACCGCGGAGTGCCGCCGGAGCGGCTGGAGGACGGGCAGCTGCTGAAGGAGCTGGAGGCCATCCACCGCACCCGCCACGAGACCCTGCTGTACGGCTCCGACGACGCTCTGCAGACGCACACTTCCCGGATGGGCGCCTTGGAGGCGGAGTACGTCCGCCGCCACCCCCAGCGGGCCACGTCCCGGGCCCGGACCCGGGAGGGCGCTCGGGCCCGTACGTGCGACGAGGGCTGA
- a CDS encoding metal ABC transporter ATP-binding protein, protein MEPVAEPVISVRGARATLGSRPVLRGVDLTVERGEVVALLGANGSGKSTAVRSVIGQVPLTGGSVSLFGTELRRFRAWSRVGYVPQRTTAVSGVPATVREVVASGRLSRTRLGWPSKGDRAAVRRAIGLVGLADRARDSVSALSGGQHQRVLIARALAAEPELLIMDEPMAGVDLASQEILAGTLREQVAAGTTVLLVLHELGPLEPLIDRAVVLRDGCVVHDGPPPRAVGQHALPGHDHVHPHAADEPLRTGLLS, encoded by the coding sequence ATGGAGCCCGTCGCAGAGCCCGTCATATCCGTCCGCGGGGCCCGGGCCACGCTGGGTTCGCGTCCCGTGCTGCGCGGCGTCGACCTCACCGTGGAGCGCGGTGAGGTCGTGGCGCTGCTCGGCGCGAACGGCTCGGGGAAGTCGACGGCCGTGCGGTCGGTGATCGGCCAGGTGCCGCTCACCGGTGGTTCGGTGTCGTTGTTCGGTACGGAGCTGCGCCGTTTCCGTGCGTGGTCGCGGGTGGGTTACGTACCGCAGCGCACGACCGCGGTGAGCGGGGTGCCGGCGACGGTCCGGGAGGTGGTGGCGTCCGGTCGGTTGTCGCGGACGAGGCTGGGTTGGCCGTCGAAGGGCGACCGTGCGGCGGTGCGACGGGCGATCGGTCTCGTCGGACTCGCCGACCGGGCGAGGGACTCGGTGAGCGCCCTGTCGGGCGGGCAGCACCAGCGGGTGCTGATCGCCCGTGCGCTGGCCGCGGAGCCGGAGCTGCTCATCATGGACGAGCCGATGGCGGGTGTGGACCTGGCCAGTCAGGAGATCCTCGCCGGGACGCTGCGGGAGCAGGTGGCGGCCGGGACGACGGTGCTGCTGGTGCTGCACGAGCTGGGCCCGCTGGAGCCGTTGATCGACCGGGCGGTGGTGCTGCGGGACGGCTGTGTCGTCCATGACGGGCCGCCTCCGCGTGCCGTGGGCCAGCATGCGCTGCCCGGCCACGACCACGTTCATCCGCATGCGGCCGACGAGCCGCTCCGCACGGGACTGCTGAGCTGA
- a CDS encoding isoprenyl transferase, protein MARRGILGRSRREYKVPEPHPSGAQPPRIPGELVPNHVAVVMDGNGRWAKERGLPRTEGHKVGEGVVLDVLKGCLEMGVKNLSLYAFSTENWKRSPEEVRFLMNFNRDVIRRRRDEMDELGIRIRWVGRMPKMWKSVVQELQVAQEQTKGNDAMTLYFCVNYGGRAEIADAAKQIAEDVAAGRLDPAKVNEKTFQKYLYYPDMPDVDLFLRPSGEQRTSNYLIWQSSYAEMVFQDVLWPDFDRRDLWRACLEYAQRDRRFGGAVPNEELARIEKELDKT, encoded by the coding sequence ATGGCACGACGCGGAATCCTGGGACGTTCCCGCCGCGAGTACAAGGTCCCCGAGCCGCACCCGTCCGGAGCCCAACCGCCGAGGATCCCCGGCGAGCTCGTGCCGAACCACGTCGCTGTCGTCATGGACGGCAACGGGCGCTGGGCCAAGGAACGCGGACTGCCCCGCACCGAGGGACACAAGGTCGGCGAGGGCGTCGTCCTCGACGTGCTCAAGGGCTGCCTGGAGATGGGCGTCAAGAACCTCTCCCTGTACGCCTTCTCCACCGAGAACTGGAAGCGCTCCCCGGAGGAGGTGCGCTTCCTGATGAACTTCAACCGGGACGTGATCCGCCGCCGCCGCGACGAAATGGACGAACTCGGCATCCGCATCCGCTGGGTCGGCCGGATGCCCAAGATGTGGAAGTCCGTCGTCCAGGAACTCCAGGTCGCCCAGGAACAGACCAAGGGCAACGACGCCATGACGCTGTACTTCTGCGTCAACTACGGCGGGCGCGCCGAGATCGCCGACGCCGCGAAGCAGATCGCCGAGGACGTCGCCGCCGGCCGGCTCGACCCCGCCAAGGTCAACGAAAAGACGTTCCAGAAGTACCTGTACTACCCGGACATGCCGGACGTCGACCTCTTCCTGCGCCCCAGCGGCGAGCAGCGCACCTCCAACTACCTCATCTGGCAGAGCAGTTACGCCGAGATGGTCTTCCAGGACGTGCTCTGGCCCGACTTCGACCGCCGCGACCTGTGGCGAGCCTGCCTGGAGTACGCCCAGCGCGACCGCCGCTTCGGCGGCGCCGTCCCGAACGAGGAACTCGCCCGCATCGAGAAGGAACTCGACAAGACGTAG
- the recO gene encoding DNA repair protein RecO yields MTLFRDDGIVLRTQKLGEADRIITILTRGHGRVRAVARGVRRTKSKFGARLEPFSHVDVQFFARGGDLVGRGLPLCTQSETIAPYGSGIVTDYARYTSGTAMLETAERFTDHEGEPSVQQYLLLVGGLRTLARGEHPPHLVLDAFLLRSLAVNGYAPSFSDCAKCGLPGPNRFFSVAAGGVICADCRVPGSVVPSAEAIGLLSALLTGDWDTARACEERHVREGSGLVSAYLHWHLERGLRSLRYVEKHVEKK; encoded by the coding sequence ATGACCCTGTTCCGCGACGACGGCATCGTGCTGCGCACCCAGAAGCTGGGTGAAGCGGACCGCATCATCACGATCCTCACCCGCGGACACGGGCGGGTCCGGGCCGTCGCCCGCGGAGTGCGCCGCACCAAATCGAAGTTCGGCGCCCGCCTCGAACCGTTCTCGCACGTCGACGTGCAGTTCTTCGCCCGCGGCGGCGACCTCGTCGGCCGCGGCCTTCCGCTGTGCACCCAGAGCGAGACGATCGCCCCCTACGGCAGCGGCATCGTCACCGACTACGCCCGCTACACCTCCGGCACCGCCATGCTGGAGACCGCGGAACGGTTCACCGACCACGAGGGCGAACCGTCCGTCCAGCAGTACCTGCTGCTCGTCGGCGGACTCCGCACCCTCGCCCGCGGCGAGCACCCGCCGCACCTCGTCCTCGACGCGTTCCTGCTGCGCTCCCTCGCCGTCAACGGCTACGCGCCGTCGTTCTCCGACTGCGCCAAATGCGGCCTGCCCGGGCCGAACCGGTTCTTCTCCGTCGCCGCCGGCGGGGTCATCTGCGCCGACTGCCGTGTCCCCGGCAGCGTCGTACCCTCTGCTGAGGCGATCGGCCTGCTCAGCGCGCTGCTGACCGGAGACTGGGACACGGCACGGGCGTGCGAGGAACGCCACGTCAGGGAGGGCAGCGGACTGGTGTCCGCCTATCTGCACTGGCACCTGGAGCGCGGCCTGCGCTCGCTGCGGTACGTAGAGAAGCACGTCGAGAAGAAGTGA
- a CDS encoding glycine--tRNA ligase yields MAADKIDTIVNLSKRRGFVYPSSEIYGGQRAAWDYGPLGTELKENIKRQWWRYMVTSREDVVGIDSSVILATEVWEASGHVATFTDPLTECTSCHKRFRADHLEEAYEEKHGHAPSGGLTDINCPHCGTKGQFTEPKQFSGLLSTHLGPTQDSGSVAYLRPETAQGIFTNFAQVQQTSRRKPPFGIAQVGKSFRNEITPGNFIFRTREFEQMEMEFFVKPGEDEKWHEYWMEQRWNWYTGLGLREENMRWYEHPKEKLSHYSKRTADIEYRFQFGGSEWGELEGVANRTDYDLGAHSKASGTDLSYFDQEAGERWTPYVIEPAAGVGRTMLAFLLDGYNEDEAPNAKGVMEKRTVLRLDHRLAPVKVAVLPLSRNPQLSPKAKGLAADLRQNWNIEFDDAGAIGRRYRRQDEIGTPYCVTVDFDTLDDNAVTVRERDTMKQERVSLDQIQGYLATRLLGC; encoded by the coding sequence GTGGCCGCCGACAAGATCGACACGATCGTCAACCTGAGCAAGCGCCGTGGGTTCGTCTACCCCAGCAGCGAGATCTACGGCGGCCAGCGCGCCGCCTGGGACTACGGACCGCTGGGTACCGAGCTCAAGGAGAACATCAAGCGCCAGTGGTGGCGCTACATGGTCACCTCGCGCGAGGACGTCGTCGGTATCGACTCGTCGGTGATCCTGGCGACCGAGGTCTGGGAAGCCTCCGGCCACGTCGCCACCTTCACCGACCCGCTCACCGAGTGCACCTCCTGCCACAAGCGCTTCCGCGCCGACCACCTCGAAGAGGCCTACGAGGAGAAGCACGGTCACGCCCCGTCGGGCGGCCTGACCGACATCAACTGCCCCCACTGCGGCACCAAGGGCCAGTTCACCGAGCCCAAGCAGTTCTCCGGCCTCCTCTCCACCCACCTCGGCCCCACCCAGGACTCCGGCTCCGTCGCCTACCTGCGCCCCGAGACCGCCCAGGGCATCTTCACCAACTTCGCCCAGGTCCAGCAGACCTCCCGCCGCAAGCCGCCCTTCGGCATCGCCCAGGTCGGCAAGTCCTTCCGCAACGAGATCACCCCCGGCAACTTCATCTTCCGCACCCGCGAGTTCGAGCAGATGGAGATGGAGTTCTTCGTCAAGCCCGGCGAGGACGAGAAGTGGCACGAGTACTGGATGGAGCAGCGCTGGAACTGGTACACCGGCCTGGGTCTCCGTGAGGAGAACATGCGCTGGTACGAGCACCCCAAGGAGAAGCTCTCCCACTACTCCAAGCGCACCGCCGACATCGAGTACCGCTTCCAGTTCGGCGGCAGCGAATGGGGCGAGCTCGAAGGCGTCGCCAACCGCACCGACTACGACCTCGGCGCCCACTCCAAGGCCTCCGGCACCGACCTGTCGTACTTCGACCAGGAAGCCGGCGAGCGCTGGACCCCCTACGTCATCGAGCCCGCCGCCGGCGTCGGCCGCACCATGCTCGCCTTCCTTCTCGACGGCTACAACGAGGACGAAGCCCCCAACGCCAAGGGCGTCATGGAGAAGCGCACCGTCCTGCGCCTCGACCACCGCCTCGCCCCGGTGAAGGTCGCCGTCCTGCCGCTGTCCCGCAACCCCCAGCTCTCCCCGAAGGCCAAGGGCCTCGCCGCCGACCTCCGGCAGAACTGGAACATCGAGTTCGACGACGCCGGTGCCATCGGCCGCCGCTACCGCCGCCAGGACGAGATCGGCACCCCCTACTGCGTCACCGTCGACTTCGACACCCTCGACGACAACGCGGTCACCGTCCGCGAACGCGACACCATGAAGCAGGAACGCGTCTCCCTCGACCAGATCCAGGGCTACCTCGCCACCCGCCTCCTCGGCTGCTGA
- a CDS encoding TetR family transcriptional regulator: MSTTETLTADRILEATEEVLRRFGPSKATVVDVARVLGVSHGSVYRHFRTKAALREAVTARWLGRTEELLSEITEGPAGSAEEKLRAWLSRLFEAKRHKAGDDPELFATYAVLITEASDVVDEHLVVLVSQVTRIVEEGVRGGEFEAVDPVSVAQAVFDATARFHDPVFAPEWRRPSIDDEFRAVCELLLRGLRV; the protein is encoded by the coding sequence ATGTCCACCACGGAGACCCTGACCGCCGACCGCATCCTCGAGGCGACCGAGGAGGTGCTGCGTCGTTTCGGTCCGTCCAAGGCGACGGTCGTCGATGTGGCGCGCGTCCTCGGGGTGAGTCACGGCAGTGTGTACCGGCATTTCCGTACGAAGGCGGCGCTGCGTGAGGCGGTGACGGCTCGCTGGCTGGGCCGTACCGAGGAGTTGCTGTCGGAGATCACGGAGGGGCCTGCCGGTTCGGCGGAGGAGAAGTTGCGGGCGTGGTTGTCGCGTCTGTTCGAGGCGAAGCGTCACAAGGCGGGTGACGATCCGGAGTTGTTCGCCACATACGCGGTGCTGATCACGGAGGCCAGTGATGTGGTGGACGAGCATCTGGTGGTGCTGGTCAGCCAGGTGACGCGGATCGTCGAAGAGGGGGTGCGCGGCGGGGAGTTCGAGGCCGTGGATCCGGTGTCGGTGGCGCAGGCGGTGTTCGACGCGACGGCGCGTTTCCATGATCCGGTGTTTGCGCCGGAGTGGCGGAGGCCGTCGATCGACGACGAGTTCCGTGCGGTGTGCGAGTTGTTGTTGCGTGGTCTGCGGGTCTGA
- a CDS encoding Uma2 family endonuclease has protein sequence MTLMLERPTTIEAARGTPQFEALCDTLLSMEVPDGYRAEIVRGNIVMSPWSRGFYLPVMESVLDQLKPERPQGHIMSSTPFLFAFPGEERAYGPDIYAAAPSAFRTDSRYVDGEALSFVCELTSSATRLVDWQDKVPVYGRAGVPVYLLLDMQEQTATVFWEPSAKGYLARRTAPFGEKPEIPDPFGCELDTGVFEVPADATEG, from the coding sequence ATGACACTGATGCTTGAGCGACCGACGACCATAGAAGCCGCCCGTGGCACACCGCAGTTCGAAGCGCTGTGCGACACGCTGCTGAGCATGGAGGTGCCCGACGGCTACCGGGCAGAGATCGTCCGGGGAAACATCGTCATGTCGCCATGGTCCCGGGGCTTCTACCTGCCCGTCATGGAGTCCGTCCTGGACCAGCTGAAGCCGGAACGCCCGCAAGGCCACATCATGTCCTCGACTCCGTTCCTGTTCGCCTTCCCCGGCGAGGAACGGGCGTACGGCCCCGACATCTACGCCGCCGCGCCCTCCGCCTTCCGGACGGATTCCCGGTACGTCGACGGCGAGGCCCTCTCCTTCGTATGCGAACTCACCTCTTCGGCGACCCGGCTCGTGGACTGGCAGGACAAGGTCCCCGTCTACGGCAGGGCAGGCGTGCCCGTCTACCTGCTGCTGGACATGCAGGAGCAGACGGCCACCGTGTTCTGGGAGCCCTCCGCCAAGGGCTATCTGGCCCGGCGGACGGCCCCGTTCGGCGAGAAGCCGGAGATCCCCGACCCGTTCGGCTGCGAGCTCGACACCGGCGTGTTCGAGGTGCCCGCCGACGCCACCGAGGGCTGA
- a CDS encoding Fur family transcriptional regulator yields MATAGPPVRGRSTRQRAAVAAALDEVDEFRSAQELHDMLKHRGDSVGLTTVYRTLQSLADAGEVDVLRTSDGEAVYRRCESGEHHHHLVCRVCGKAVEVEGPAVEQWAETIAAQHGYVNVAHTVEIFGTCVECAKK; encoded by the coding sequence GTGGCGACGGCTGGACCCCCCGTGCGCGGCCGGTCGACCCGCCAGCGGGCCGCGGTGGCGGCGGCGCTGGACGAGGTGGACGAGTTCCGCAGTGCGCAGGAGCTGCACGACATGCTCAAGCACCGCGGCGATTCGGTCGGCCTGACGACGGTCTACCGGACGCTGCAGTCGCTCGCCGATGCCGGCGAGGTCGATGTGCTGCGCACGAGCGACGGCGAGGCGGTGTACCGGCGTTGTGAGTCGGGTGAGCACCACCATCATCTGGTGTGCCGGGTGTGCGGCAAGGCGGTCGAGGTCGAGGGCCCGGCTGTGGAGCAGTGGGCGGAGACGATCGCGGCGCAGCACGGCTATGTGAACGTGGCGCACACGGTGGAGATCTTCGGTACGTGCGTGGAGTGCGCGAAGAAGTGA
- a CDS encoding metal ABC transporter permease, producing MIMEFLQDPFMQRALLAAVLVGVTAPAVGIHLVQRRQALMGDGIGHVALTGVGLGFLLSTNPVWMAALVAVVGSVAMELIRAYGRTRGDIALAMLFYGGMAGGVMLMNLSGTGSNANLTSYLFGSLSTVSDEDVVAICLLAGFVLLVTVGLRRQLFAISQDEEFARVTGLPVRALNLLVAVTAALTVTVAMRVVGLLLVSALMVVPVAAAQQVTRSFAVTFVVAVAIGVAVTLAGTVTTYYRDVPPGATIVLLAIAVFLLFTALATPLARRRSRVVEALAGAAGTECDVDVPATRRPAGDAAV from the coding sequence CTGATCATGGAATTCCTCCAGGACCCCTTCATGCAGCGGGCGCTGCTGGCCGCCGTGCTGGTGGGCGTCACGGCTCCGGCCGTGGGCATTCATCTGGTGCAGCGCAGGCAGGCGCTGATGGGCGACGGCATCGGACATGTCGCGTTGACCGGTGTCGGTCTCGGTTTCCTGCTGTCCACGAACCCGGTGTGGATGGCGGCTCTGGTCGCGGTGGTCGGTTCGGTGGCGATGGAGCTGATCCGGGCCTACGGGCGCACGCGCGGTGACATCGCGCTGGCGATGCTGTTCTACGGCGGTATGGCGGGCGGTGTGATGCTGATGAATCTCAGCGGCACCGGGTCGAACGCCAATCTCACGTCGTATCTGTTCGGTTCGCTGTCCACGGTCTCGGACGAGGACGTCGTGGCGATCTGTCTGCTGGCGGGCTTCGTGCTGCTGGTGACGGTGGGGCTGCGGCGGCAGCTGTTCGCGATCAGCCAGGACGAGGAGTTCGCGCGGGTCACGGGGCTGCCGGTGCGGGCGCTGAATCTGCTGGTGGCGGTGACGGCCGCGTTGACGGTGACGGTCGCGATGCGTGTGGTCGGGCTGCTGCTGGTGAGCGCGCTGATGGTGGTGCCGGTGGCGGCGGCGCAGCAGGTCACGCGTTCGTTCGCGGTGACGTTCGTGGTGGCGGTGGCGATCGGTGTGGCGGTGACGCTGGCCGGTACGGTCACCACGTACTACCGGGACGTGCCGCCGGGTGCGACGATCGTGCTGCTGGCGATCGCGGTGTTCTTGCTGTTCACGGCGCTGGCGACGCCGCTGGCGCGGCGGCGGTCGCGGGTGGTCGAGGCGTTGGCCGGGGCTGCGGGGACGGAGTGCGACGTGGACGTTCCGGCGACCCGCCGTCCGGCGGGTGACGCCGCGGTCTGA
- the dusB gene encoding tRNA dihydrouridine synthase DusB, with protein MTTLAQPSKLSIGPHAVQPPVVLAPMAGITNAPFRTLCREFSGGKGLFVSEMITTRALVERNEKTMQLIHFDASETPRSIQLYGVDPVTVGKAVRMIVDEGLADHIDLNFGCPVPKVTRKGGGSALPYKRNLLRAILAEAVGNAGDLPVTMKMRKGIDDDHITYLDAGRIAVDEGVTAIALHGRTAAQHYGGTADWDAIARLKEHVPEIPVLGNGDIWSADDALRMMRETGCDGVVVGRGCLGRPWLFGDLVSAFEGSGAFARPSLREVADVMVRHARLLGEWIGDESRGVIDFRKHVAWYLKGFAVGSEMRKRLAVTSSLEELRAQLSALDLDQPWPSGADGPRGRTSGNNRVVLPDGWLRDPYDCAGVSEDAELDTSGG; from the coding sequence ATGACCACGCTCGCCCAGCCCTCGAAGCTGTCCATCGGCCCGCATGCCGTGCAGCCCCCGGTGGTGCTCGCGCCCATGGCCGGCATCACCAACGCACCGTTCCGCACCCTTTGCAGGGAGTTCAGCGGGGGCAAGGGGCTGTTCGTGAGCGAGATGATCACGACCCGGGCGCTGGTCGAGCGCAACGAGAAGACGATGCAGCTGATCCACTTCGATGCGTCGGAGACGCCGCGTTCGATCCAGTTGTACGGGGTGGACCCGGTCACGGTCGGCAAGGCGGTCCGCATGATCGTGGACGAGGGCCTGGCCGATCACATCGATCTGAACTTCGGCTGCCCGGTGCCCAAGGTGACCCGCAAGGGCGGCGGTTCGGCGCTGCCGTACAAGCGGAACCTGCTGCGGGCGATCCTGGCCGAGGCGGTCGGCAACGCGGGTGATCTGCCGGTGACGATGAAGATGCGCAAGGGCATCGACGACGATCACATCACGTATCTCGACGCGGGGCGGATCGCGGTCGACGAGGGCGTCACGGCGATCGCCCTGCACGGGCGTACCGCGGCTCAGCACTACGGCGGTACGGCGGACTGGGACGCGATCGCGCGCCTGAAGGAGCATGTGCCGGAGATCCCGGTGCTGGGCAACGGCGACATCTGGTCGGCGGACGACGCGCTGCGGATGATGCGGGAGACGGGTTGCGACGGGGTGGTCGTGGGGCGCGGCTGCCTGGGTCGGCCGTGGTTGTTCGGGGATCTGGTCAGCGCCTTCGAGGGGTCGGGTGCCTTTGCTCGGCCTTCGTTGCGTGAGGTCGCGGACGTGATGGTGCGCCATGCGCGACTGCTGGGGGAGTGGATCGGGGACGAGTCCCGTGGCGTGATCGACTTCCGTAAGCACGTGGCGTGGTATCTGAAGGGGTTCGCGGTCGGGTCGGAGATGCGCAAGCGGCTCGCGGTGACGTCGTCGCTGGAGGAGCTGCGCGCTCAGCTGAGCGCGCTGGACCTGGACCAGCCGTGGCCGTCGGGTGCGGACGGTCCGAGGGGGCGTACGTCGGGGAACAACCGGGTCGTGCTGCCGGACGGCTGGCTGAGGGACCCGTACGACTGTGCAGGTGTGAGCGAGGATGCCGAGCTGGACACGTCCGGGGGCTGA
- a CDS encoding transposase, translating into MSMQPGGPSEVPAETVRVARAAFPRGSLAIRVRDELGPLFTDEEFADLFPARGKPAWSPGRLALVLVLQFVEGLTDRQAAEAVRARIDFKYALGLELSDPGFDFSVLSEFRDRLVEEERYKTRAGVEGTISQATQRCGLRRSRYLGLAKTALQHQLTGAAINLARIDAHLTQTPRARTRTSHFAALRPVELTLDGAK; encoded by the coding sequence ATGTCGATGCAGCCGGGCGGGCCGAGTGAGGTCCCGGCGGAGACGGTGCGGGTGGCGCGGGCTGCGTTCCCCAGAGGCAGCTTGGCGATCCGGGTCCGAGACGAGTTGGGGCCGCTGTTCACGGATGAGGAGTTCGCGGACCTGTTCCCGGCGCGGGGCAAGCCTGCCTGGTCGCCGGGGCGGTTGGCGCTTGTGCTGGTGTTGCAGTTTGTGGAGGGGCTGACCGACCGGCAGGCCGCGGAGGCGGTGCGGGCAAGGATCGACTTCAAGTACGCCCTCGGGCTGGAACTGAGTGATCCGGGGTTCGACTTCTCGGTGCTGTCGGAGTTCCGGGACCGTCTGGTGGAGGAAGAGCGCTACAAGACCCGCGCCGGTGTCGAAGGCACCATCTCCCAAGCCACCCAGCGGTGCGGCCTGCGCAGATCCCGCTACCTCGGCCTCGCGAAGACCGCCCTGCAACACCAACTCACCGGGGCCGCGATCAACCTCGCCCGCATCGACGCCCATCTCACCCAAACACCCCGAGCCCGCACCCGCACCAGCCACTTCGCAGCACTTCGCCCCGTCGAGCTCACGCTCGACGGGGCGAAGTGA
- a CDS encoding metal ABC transporter substrate-binding protein, translated as MNVRRLIPTTALAGATALGLVTLSACSGASSAGGDKADGRLDVVTSFYPMQYLAEEIGGDHVEVTTLTKPGVEPHDLELKPRQVSELRQADYVLYLKGVQPAVDEAIAQSGVEHTVDAATLTELENHGTEVGHDHGHEGEEHEGEEHGAGADPHVWLDPVKYAEVAEGVGDSLAKADPAHAADYRKNTRMLVGKLKALDAKFTDGLKNSTTRTFITTHSAFGYLAERYGLDQHGIAGLDPESEPSPARIKELQSVAKQEKVSTIFFETLASDRTAKTLAKDTGLRTDVLDPLEGITDRSEGDDYLSVMESNLAALQKALGAK; from the coding sequence ATGAACGTACGCCGCCTCATACCGACCACCGCCCTCGCGGGAGCGACCGCGCTGGGCCTCGTCACGCTCTCGGCCTGCTCGGGTGCGTCCTCGGCCGGAGGCGACAAGGCCGACGGCAGGCTGGACGTGGTGACGTCGTTCTACCCGATGCAGTACCTGGCCGAGGAGATCGGCGGTGACCATGTCGAGGTCACGACGCTGACGAAGCCGGGTGTGGAGCCGCATGATCTGGAGCTGAAGCCCAGGCAGGTGTCGGAGCTCCGCCAGGCCGACTACGTCCTCTATCTGAAGGGCGTGCAGCCCGCCGTCGACGAGGCGATCGCGCAGTCCGGCGTCGAGCACACGGTGGACGCCGCGACCCTGACCGAGCTGGAGAACCACGGCACCGAGGTCGGCCACGACCACGGTCACGAGGGTGAGGAGCACGAGGGCGAGGAGCACGGCGCCGGTGCCGATCCCCATGTCTGGCTGGACCCGGTGAAGTACGCCGAGGTCGCCGAGGGCGTCGGGGACTCTCTGGCGAAGGCCGACCCGGCGCATGCCGCTGACTACCGGAAGAACACCCGGATGCTGGTCGGCAAGCTGAAGGCGCTGGACGCGAAGTTCACCGACGGTCTGAAGAACAGCACCACCAGGACCTTCATCACCACCCATTCCGCCTTCGGCTATCTCGCCGAGCGGTACGGGCTGGACCAGCACGGCATAGCCGGGCTCGACCCGGAGTCCGAGCCGAGCCCGGCCCGGATCAAGGAGCTCCAGTCGGTCGCGAAGCAGGAGAAGGTGTCCACGATCTTCTTCGAGACGCTGGCCAGTGACCGCACGGCGAAGACACTGGCGAAGGACACGGGGCTTCGGACGGACGTCCTGGACCCGCTGGAGGGCATCACGGACAGGTCCGAGGGTGACGACTACCTGTCGGTGATGGAGTCCAACCTCGCCGCGCTGCAGAAGGCGCTCGGCGCGAAGTGA